A stretch of the Capsicum annuum cultivar UCD-10X-F1 chromosome 10, UCD10Xv1.1, whole genome shotgun sequence genome encodes the following:
- the LOC124888126 gene encoding sporamin B-like — translation MKIFALFLSIALYFLPLALTLSSSSFSSNHLLLPSQLSSSNATILDTDKNPIKVGVKYYVLSAKRGKRGGLTLSKVVSRVVCTQDIIQETNELNNGLAVEFFPAYPNKTGELILSNNPINVKFHFSSNEISPNCTNFTVWKLDEKYRYVVGRGILGDLKNIENWFRIFPRRYGNGYIL, via the coding sequence ATGAAGATCTTTGCGCTATTTCTCTCAATTGCATTATACTTTCTTcccttagccttaacattatcatcatcatctttttcttcaaatCATCTACTTCTTCCATCTCAACTTTCGAGTAGTAACGCAACAATACTTGACACTGATAAGAATCCAATCAAAGTAGGTGTCAAATACTATGTTTTATCAGCTAAAAGAGGCAAACGAGGTGGTCTTACTTTGTCTAAAGTTGTTAGTAGAGTTGTTTGTACACAAGACATTATCCAAGAAACAAATGAACTTAACAATGGCCTTGCTGTGGAATTCTTTCCTGCATATCCAAATAAAACTGGTGAACTCATTCTTAGTAACAACCCCATAAATGTCAAGTTCCATTTTTCTAGTAATGAGATATCACCTAATTGTACCAATTTTACTGTGTGGAAGTTGGATGAAAAGTATAGATATGTTGTTGGTCGAGGAATCCTAGGGGATTTAAAGAATATAGAGAACTGGTTTAGGATTTTTCCACGTCGATATGGCAACGGGTATATATTATAA